TTTTACTGCCCTGCggtttattttcaaagtttttgttaGCCGTGTAAGTGACACCTGCTTTAGATAACGAGATGCTTGAGTGGTAAACAGTGGTGGGAAAGTGTTCGAGCTTTGGGTGAAGCCGCTTGGCTTTTGGGAGATGGTTTCTATCAAGCACTTAGCCAAGTATTAAACCTCAAAAGGCCTCCTTTGCCTTTATGGGTATCTCATTATAATTACTACCTATAGgtatcataatatatgtagatattcATTATTGAAGTATTAAATAGTTATTCTATTTCTTTCCTATCATAGCCTTACTCCAAGTTGCAGTTAATCATGTCAAACAACATATGGTTTCAgccgaaaaataattaatattttttatgagcaTGAATTCCATATTTACACAGTCTAGtataacttattaaatttaaaagaatttttgttttaaaataaacatctaaaataaataatttacctaattagtttccaataaaatattgtcgTCGCTAATTGAGTTATTGTAGCATTTGTAGCTAAAACCTTGCCGGTCTCGTACAAAAGgaatgtgttatttttaccgacaaaacaaaataacgaaattagacatataattaaaacagtGAAAATAATACTTTCCCACGCAGAGTTACCCCATCTGCAGACCGTATGCCGAAAATAGTACTGCCCAGTGATGACCATTGTTTCTCTGGATAATAAAAACGAAGATTAGACTCTAAACGGCAatatcgtaataaataataaagcgtCTTGGAAATGTTCAGCGCCATAAAACATCTGCGGAGGCCTCCACAGCTGCGTTTAGAAGAAAATACGTCACACGTGTGCCGAATCTATAGCCTAGTGCCGAACTACCTGAAACACCGATAACGACCCCATTGTTTGTATACATGAATTTCGGCAAAttcgcatttttatttttaatcaacgtTGCACACCTGCGTCGGTGTCCATAGATAGAATTAGCAACTAGTTAGAACTtgctttaattatattgtttttgtcgcACTAATCCTTGTTTGGTTTGAATATTTCGGGCAAAACAGATTTAGGATTGCCAGAATTTCCTTTGTTTCACTAGCGCTAATCCGTAACACATGGTTTGCAATCCCTACTACCTACTTACTCTTGTCATTATGTTTAACTCTTAACCTTTTGAAATCATAGAGtcggatgaaaaacaaattcggATTATTCATTAATGAGATCATCCTACATCCTAAAATATACATCTGTTAGGAACTACTTAGtccaattattgtttattgGAATTTCGCCTTTAGCGAAAACAATTATCGAAAATTCGGAATCATTCGAAATCTTCTAGAATAATGGCGTATTTACCAGACTATAGCTTCGGTTGGAAGGGTACACCTCCGGCGTGCGCAGATGCGGCCCATGTGTGGCGATCTCTTCGCGCCGACGCCTTCTCTAAAGACACCAATGTTAAGCGCATTCAGGACAATTCTTACGAAATTGTTGATAATTGAATATGTatgaaatcataaattattatttcttcagTTATTTTTCAGGGttcttgtatttaaaagtaattaagttGGATTAAACAAGCTTAGAGCAGGACGGTTACCtacttgcaaaaaaaaaaccaaactgATGTAGATATTAGGTGGTCAATACGCGGTTTGAGTGATTCGGAAAAAATTAAAGTACCAGCAAGCTTTTAGGAGATGCTTTAATTTCGATCGGGAAAATCCCTTTTGCAAAATAAGAAGTGCAATCGTTAATGCTTTCCTAATTGCCACAGAACGTGTGGTCAACACATCATCCCGGTATTGTCCGGTATTCAcatgaattgttttgtttcaccATTTGCCCGTAACGCAACCCCGGGCATTCCTACCTACTCGGAACCCTGCCAACTAATTACACATGAACAAATCTAAACATctcgtttttgttttactatcataaataaacatttcacagTATTGTAGGATCGGAGTGTCTGATGAAgtcagaatttattttttcagccaTACGAATGATTTATTGGGGCGTAAATAGATATGTCTTTGGTAGGTATGCATTATCTAATATTTTAGTGGTAGCggttctatttatttatgtatataatgtttatatttccgTTACCTACTGGACTGTCGAATCGGTATGCAGCTGCATACATCTGTCATTTCAGGAATGCAAGATCGAAAAGAATGGTATCCGGGATAGTTGCGACTATCTTTATCATTCCAGGATATGGACGTAACCAAACAAGGAAATTTATTTCGTTTGCAAGCGAaatttttggcaaaaatatCCATATAGGCATGTTAATCTTATTTACTTATGATGCCGCGAATTATTTCAGCTTGCATGGATCTAGGAAACTTCATGTAAAAACCCAGTTCAAAGTGTCTAATTAACTTTTTGGGAAATACGATGACTCAGTCTTTATAATGTCGTGATCTAAGCTTCAAAAATGAACATCTATTTTCGGAGAATATCCGAAGATCGGCATCTACTTATGCgctaaattattgtaattttgtgtttagGATTTGATATCACTGTGCGGCCGTGTCAACAATAAAAGttgcatgtttttttctatttacaaacTAGTATATCTACGTATAGAATATAAAGCTCAAAGAATGTTATAGAGTGCTCGTTTCCACATCGTATAAGTAggtgttataataatacattagcTAAAACAATTTTCGCAATACAGTTCCGTTTACGATGCGACCGTTTGTCCGTTCAAGCTGATGGCAGATGGGACGGGGACATTGCTAATTCTGGGTTATGCGCGCGCGCATGTTTCCTGTATCGATTCCTTGTGCATGTCATGTCATGTGCATGCGCTGTCATCCACAGCCGGACTAAAAGCTGTGCATGAAATTTAATGGCGCTTTTATAGTTTAATACAAGTTATGAGTTGCTGTGAAGTTACGAAGCTACGTCTAAGTATTTTAATCCTGTAACTATGAACATTCTCGTGAAGTAAACCTAGAAAAAAGTTTAGATACTTacaccttttttttaagtactgtCACATAAtgtatgatttattttctaGACTTTCGAATTATTTACGAGgagacattttaattattgtactgTATGATAGATTGATCATCAACTTTTATAACGATTGAATGTTTTATGGCTCCCGTCATCGcatggttaataaaaaatcgtAGTGAATCTTTATAGGTACATGACGAGACTTTTGTCTGTTGAAATAAACagaatttccatttattttttgtcattatagAATGATTCAAATTGGCTTTATTTCTATCATcggtaaatattttcaaacgaTCGCGAAAATAAGCGTGTTTACTTTGAAAGCAACCGGCGTTGATGCGTTTAGTGGCGGCTTCCGTTCATATTaaagtaagtacctacctatattgttttaatgttctTATACTCGAGATATCGgatcatcaatttattttaatacatccCTCCTTACGCAAACTCATAACGTCTCACTCGGATAATGAGCAGTCACATCAAACTACTTATTAGGTTCACGAGTTGCCTCAAACTTATTATAACTAAGTACCtgcatataatttattgaattaggTACGACATGGGATGTAAATGTCTAAATATTTCGAGTAAAACGAAGACCTAGTTCTGGTGCCAACCCTTTGCCGTCGGACTTTGTACCTTACACCGTCTGTTTAAGATCGATTAGTTGGTTGTCATGAAACGCTCACTGCAATCTAATTCAGTGAAACTACAAAGAGATTGACTGATGACCTCATATCGTTTGGCATCGAGGAATGGTTAATGTCACAGTAGGCTTTTGAAATATAGCATGTGTAATGAAATTCTCTGGTCGGACGTCTGTTTGCGCTGTTTCGTCACTGTGAGGAAGAATGATTTCTGCATAGAGAGCCTCTGAACTGATTATAATAAGGTCTTGTCTTGTAAAGGATCATGTTACTTTTCAACTGGATTAGGACTGTTGCAGCTTATGTAGCGATATGTGTGGCACAAAACTGTTGGGCCATTGTGCAAAAATAACGTCTTTGATAaggaaaaacatataaatatccacgcgttataattttgttaatggaAAAACCTGTTAATACGAAATCTCTAATCATACACTTTATTGTAACGTAGTTAGTTAGACTATCGAACTCCTCTATACTAGGAACTAATCAGAATCAATATCCTAATAAGCTGTCTTTGAATAAACAAGACATCCACCCAATAAGAAGAAATGGAGCCCACTTAcaaacatttgttaattaatctTACAGGAAGGCAAGGAGTACAAAACCATATTTGCACATTCTAGTTAGTGATACTTTCTATTGTTCTAATTTTGTCTTTGTGACCAGGGTTTGACTGACATAGGAATTATTCTCGGAAGATTGTAAACAGTACCAGTAGCACAGTAGGTTATAATATCTACatagatatatgtatgttatcaatattaatattaatgtgtcGGAAGCATGTAGCCTGTTGGTACCTACTGTAGATAGGTACCATTTATTTAGCTTTACTGTACGCGTACCTAATAAtcttattaaattcaaaatgagaAATCAAGATACACGATCACGTGGTCTTGGATTAATATAAGAGTAATttccattgaaataaaaatccgTGTCATTTTAACGGAAATAGACAGTTTCATAAAcacaaaatagattttaaataaaatgttttagagtATTTATGTGTGTTTTAGAATAGTATTATGATTTGAACTTCTGTTTATTCATTTGAAACGgacgtttgtttatttgaaacgATCAAAAGATCAACTGAAAAACAACTCGCTTATAACGATGACAGCGAGCATTTTACagctaaaagtttttttttaaggtaaatatcGACTTTAATACGATGCCGGCTGCATTTTCAAGGATTCATGGTTTTGAAGTAATTAAATACGAATCACGCTAAAACACTGACCATTAGattaaattgtatgtaataatctatactaatatacaaagctgaagagtttgtttgttttaactcTCTGGAACTtctatttcaaattgaaaaattctttttgtgttcaatagaccatttatcgaggaaggttttaggctatataacatcacgctacaactaataggagcgaagatacaatgaaaaatgtggcaaaaacggggaaaaatattcatcttcttaagttcaaaaattcctaacttatatcttcactcacgcggacgaagtcgggggcaacagcgagtatattaataaattagtagCAGCATAGTAGGTGTTCATGTtgcatattaaaaaagaagtaacTACACAGAATTAATATAAGTTCTTCAAACAatcttgatgttttttttttcctaaaaactTGCTTTGAAATAAAACGCAACTAAAATTGATGTACACATTCACTGGGTTGGTTGATCTACTAGTTCGTTCCTACTGCTATACTGGAAGTCGAGAGTTCGGTTCCCAGTTCGTTATCAGTTTGTGTAATAACCATATTTTGTCgtgtttgtgtaaataattgtttagaaatataaaaacgtatgtttatcagttgtgtaGTATTCCTAAAACGAGCTATATTTAGGTTAAGACTAGGTGAAGTTGCGCGgttgaaaaaacaataaaaaatacaataccaacttttgtttaatttttcaagtGCACCACCTTAAAgatgcataaaatatataataataaataaatacgtaaaattatattactgaAAAATAGACTAAAAGACTAGTATCCAAGTAGAAAAGTTCATGTCACAGGGTCAACGACACGGTTAACTGTATGTCACTGTcacatttgttttaagtttacgTTACATGCGcgccttttatttatttattgttttaatgaattaaaagtaaaacaaaagtagAAATGGAAGGAGCGGACTCATTTTTGTCTTGCGCTGTAACTTTAGAATGGATGAGTTCGCAAGGATCTATTACGAGaaaagttaattacaaaactGCTTCACTAAGACTGATTCGAAACGAATTTCGGGAAATGTTTATGGAGATTTCGAGTGAGAAAAATGCTGCTATAAAGCTGGCACTAAAAGGTATAAATGTGTTCAAAAAGTTTATGGCAGAAGGTAAAGCGAGTGTTAAATTCCAAGACGCTGGTTGCACTTTGTTTATATCAAACGCTCCTCCGACTAACCTCGTCGGGTTTTTAagaacaatatttgtaaaaatgacaGGAGATAAAGATCAAGGTGCAAATACTACACCTTCTAAACAAACAATGAGAGCAAAGCTATTGAGTGGAAAAGCACAAGCGTTTGAAGAGGTAAGTCCAGTGACGGCGGCAGATGTTCATAATGCTAAGAATAAAATTCCTAAATCGACCTTGACTACGCCGTCGCCGCCTTCCAAAAAGCGGAAAATGGAAGATGGTGCCCGTGGTCCAGCACCAAAAAAGTTATACTCACCTTCACCTTTAACAAACACAAGTACTTTGAACCCAGAACAGCAAAGAGTTTTGGAAGCATGTCTGGGTgggaaaaacattttctttactgGGTCTGCGGGGACTGGGAAAAGTTTTCTACTCAAGAGGATTGTGGCTGCTTTACCTCCAGATGTGACTGTTGCTACAGCTTCAACTGGTGTTGCAGCTTGCCATGTTGGTATGTactcaaatcaaaacaaactaaacCTTTTTATGTCATAGTTACTTTAAATTCAgtcataatttagtttaaatatgcCTTTCTTACTccacaaattcaaaattttaatatccaaAATTATTTGACAGCGGCTTTTTAGCAGCTAGTGTGTtttccaaataataataatagcatatTCTAAGCGCAGAACCATCTGTTTcaatatttcttgtttataatgtttgttaattttcatttacatagGTGGAACAACACTTCATGCATTCGCTGGGATAGGTGATGGAGCTGGAACTGTACAGAATCTCTGTGAAAAGGCCACAAAGCTACCACTGGTAGCACAGAAATGGAGAAAATGTAAACATCTCATTATTGATGAAATTTCTATGGTGGATGGAGGTTTCTTTGAGGTATGTTAAATCAAACTAATATAAGCTAACATAACATTACTTCAGACTTAATGTCCACTTGCATGGTACTATATAGAAATGTACAAAAGTTTGgtaaaaacataacatattttcctttttcttaaTTTCCTTTTCTTCCACAGAAACTAGAAGCAGTTGCAAGATATGTAAGGAAGAATGACAAACCCTTTGGTGGAATACAACTCATATTATGTGGAGACTTCCTCCAGCTACCTCCAGTTGTGGACAAAGGCAAAACAGGAAAGAGGTTTTGCTTCCAATCTCCTTGCTGGGACAAATGCATTGAACTCTGTTTTGAACTGAAGCAAGTTCATAGGCAAAAGGATTCAGAATTCATATCCATTCTGAACAGCATAAGAATTGGCAGAGTAACCAAGGAAATAACAGACCGCCTTACTGGTACAGCTAGACAAAAGATTGAAAGTGATGGTATTCTTGCAACAAGATTGTGTTCCCATACAAATGACTCGAAAATGATCAatgattcaaaattaaatgaccTTGAAGGAGAAGAAAAGCTGTTTTCGTCACAAGATAGTGATAATGCTACAAAATTACTTGATATGCAAACTATAGCACCTTCAAAACTGCTGCTCAAACCTGGAGCTCAAGTCATGTTACTAAAGAATATCAATGTTAATGCTGGTTTAGTAAATGGTGCTAGGGGAGTAGTAGTTAGATTTGAGGAAGGTTTCCCTGTAGTCAGGTTTAAGAATAAAAAGGAGTACACAGCAAGAACTGAGCGCTGGTATGTGAAGAACTCTAATGGTACCTTGCTGTGTCGCAGACAAGTGCCTTTAAACTTAGCTTGGGCGTTTTCTATACACAAATCCCAGGGATTAACTCTGGACTGTGTTGAAATGTCtttggcaaaaatatttgaagctgGACAAGCTTATGTTGCCCTTAGTAGAGCTCAGAGCTTAGACACACTGAGAGTGCTAGATTTCGATTCTCGGCATGTTTGGGCAGACCCTAGTGTCCTAGAGTTTTATCAACGATTTAGGCGACGCTTACAGCAAATGGAGATTGTCCCTCTTGGCAGACCATTGACTGATAAGACAAATAAGAAATTGAAATTAAGAGATAtattagaaaaacaattaaGGCGTAAATAATAAgctatttttaagaatatttatttagtatcaattatagttttataatcATGACTATTAGAAGTAAAATGGAAATAATGAGACTGAATGTGTTCAATGGCTGTCCTTGaatatatttccttttaatttagataatgacattatttatgattaataataataagtaataaattggTGATAGATCGATCAGAACGTCGAGCAATGATTGTTGATGTcaccatcccccatgacgagaacctcctGAAAgcggaaaaagaaaaacaaatgaaatatttggatttagctcacgaggttgtcgacttgtgggaggtggactcggcaatcattgtcccgatagtcgtgagTGTCAATGGCTtgatagccaagagcctcgaccaACAGCTtatgaggctctcgttgggcgtctgggtcaagggtttgattcggagagcggtacttctggacacggcgcgcatcgtgaggaggttcctctctctggagccctgaccacccgtagcttgggccctgttcccgttgccggttggacactattttttatatttttaaatgtatgttgtttttttatatatatatttaaaaatgtaatttatatgtatttaaatgaaataaaggagtaataaataaaattacgaatttttaattacctcttttatttgtatcaaaacaaCTGCAAACATAGTTCAGACCTCAATCATTCTTGAGTAGGTTTTAATCCTATTCAATGCACAAATCAAATGAAACATGTAAACTCATCACATcttcccaaaaaataaaatcaaatgattATGTGCacttattaaacataaaactattcTTATCACTGACTTTTGTAATAGTATACTGTACTGGAATACTTTATGAGTGTCTTTTGCccttttaaaaaaattgcaatctTGTTTCAAACTTCAGTCAAGGGGTAGCATCGGTCCTGGGGGCTTATTCACATTTTGGAAGTAATATTACTAGTAATATATGAGAGCACTCTACAATGCATAGTACACTGTCAACCTTTcacacacataataatattactttaggagAGGTGGTCAGCCCTCCAAATGAATATCATAATCATTAGGGTACAGTCCAGGATACTATAACAGGAGTAGTGATTATATCAACCTATCTAGATTCGACAGCTGTCAGAATTTCAATTTGTTCTTCAAGGGTAGCATGTTTCTCTTGAAGGCACTTAACTACATATTTCAAAGACTCAATTGTCTGTTCATTCTCCCTTTTAGCATTCCTTCCTTGTTCTGCATTATTCTGAAGTATTTCTACATGCTTTTTAGTTTGAACAACTAGTTCCATAAGCCTGCTATTCAAGTGATCTTGTTTTTTGATCATGAGCCATAGTTGGGCCTCTTTTGGTGCATCAATACGGCACCTTAGGTCATCAGTTACATAACTATCTAAATCAGATGGCTCATTTAACTTGTTCATTGTATTCTTAATGTCATTTGTAAGTTCGGCCTGTGTCCGTTTTTTCAATAATCTGTCCACTTTCGATCTGGGTATGTCAGTTATCTGAAAGATAaagaaagagaaataaatattttaattttccaactttttattttctgtatctgtaataagctaaaaaaaacactcacaaaTGCCAATAATGTAGAATCTTGAATAAATAAgagttaaattagaaaaaaaagattaaacaaTATGTTCATGGTGTTTGTTCATAACTTACATGGCGTGGAGATGAGTCTATTGAGTTATTCCATAAGGCACGCGCCTGGAACCCTGGCCGAGCTGCATCCTGTGCTTGTGCCCTTCCAGCTTTGCTTTGCAATGGTTTTGCTGGGTAGGTCTTGGTGTATTTACTCTGTAATCAAAGAGTAATGTGATATAACTTACAGACAATTAAAGGAAGGTGTAAGTTTAAGAGCAACAAAACAATCGATttggtgataaaaaaatctcttgaaaTTCTCTGTTTTATGTACATtcaaaacttgtaaaaaaatagtactttGATATTTGCAAAAAAGCAGGTTGTTACGCAAAGGAGGTGACAATAGTAATAAAACTTCTGCAACAactaattttactatttactgTGTGTTTAGGTGAAGATATCTAGCTGAACTTACTTTATTAGCCTGTGTTGATGTACTGGCTGCAGAAAAAAGAGTAGGAATGGCATTATCCTTCAGTCTTCCTTGATTATCAAAATGTTTGGgttcaaaatgttttgaacaGATTTGGCTTTTATACCAGTCAAGAACAGAACACTTATTCTTTAACAGTCTCAGCCATTGTTTTCTCATTTCAGTACTTGTTGGACATCtgtgaacatattttttaaatagtaaataggtAAATTCTTTAAGAAGGttgattaaaattactaaaatactaGCTTCTTTAGGTTAAACACATACTCATAGGAAGTGCATAAGACTAAATAAGTTCAAATATCGTACAATTTAACGAAACCAAGATACTATACACGACTTTGCTCCCAGAAAATAATCATTTCCTTAGTGAATTTGTAGTCTATTGAAAAATCAGCCACTTGAGGCTGTACAGATCCGAAGCAAGTatagttaatgaaaatatttatatgttattttaaatagattgttaacataaatatacaaaattcaacTTACGAATGAAATGAAACACCCGGAGTTTTGTTTAGTATTGTTGTACGACAGTTTTCGACGGCACAGTGAGTAGTCGACATTTTTATTATGGTTctctgattttaaataattcccaATTTGCATTGAAATACGTCAgctgaaaacaaaatttctgTTTTGCTTTCCTTATCCGTACAAAATGTGTTGCTGTTTTTGGTTTTTGACAGGTAGTTGACAAGAACCAAATGTCATATCGCTTCCATTCATATATTTACGCTACGTTATACGAGCATTGGGGATTAAAATTGTTGAGAggatacaatattaattatattataacaagatatatatagataataCTTTTCATTGATAAAAGtactttatcaataaaattcattactttttgctaaataaattgcaatattttaatgagaaaacCTA
The DNA window shown above is from Trichoplusia ni isolate ovarian cell line Hi5 chromosome 26, tn1, whole genome shotgun sequence and carries:
- the LOC113505478 gene encoding uncharacterized protein LOC113505478, which produces MSTTHCAVENCRTTILNKTPGVSFHSCPTSTEMRKQWLRLLKNKCSVLDWYKSQICSKHFEPKHFDNQGRLKDNAIPTLFSAASTSTQANKSKYTKTYPAKPLQSKAGRAQAQDAARPGFQARALWNNSIDSSPRHITDIPRSKVDRLLKKRTQAELTNDIKNTMNKLNEPSDLDSYVTDDLRCRIDAPKEAQLWLMIKKQDHLNSRLMELVVQTKKHVEILQNNAEQGRNAKRENEQTIESLKYVVKCLQEKHATLEEQIEILTAVESR
- the LOC113505477 gene encoding ATP-dependent DNA helicase PIF1, which produces MEGADSFLSCAVTLEWMSSQGSITRKVNYKTASLRLIRNEFREMFMEISSEKNAAIKLALKGINVFKKFMAEGKASVKFQDAGCTLFISNAPPTNLVGFLRTIFVKMTGDKDQGANTTPSKQTMRAKLLSGKAQAFEEVSPVTAADVHNAKNKIPKSTLTTPSPPSKKRKMEDGARGPAPKKLYSPSPLTNTSTLNPEQQRVLEACLGGKNIFFTGSAGTGKSFLLKRIVAALPPDVTVATASTGVAACHVGGTTLHAFAGIGDGAGTVQNLCEKATKLPLVAQKWRKCKHLIIDEISMVDGGFFEKLEAVARYVRKNDKPFGGIQLILCGDFLQLPPVVDKGKTGKRFCFQSPCWDKCIELCFELKQVHRQKDSEFISILNSIRIGRVTKEITDRLTGTARQKIESDGILATRLCSHTNDSKMINDSKLNDLEGEEKLFSSQDSDNATKLLDMQTIAPSKLLLKPGAQVMLLKNINVNAGLVNGARGVVVRFEEGFPVVRFKNKKEYTARTERWYVKNSNGTLLCRRQVPLNLAWAFSIHKSQGLTLDCVEMSLAKIFEAGQAYVALSRAQSLDTLRVLDFDSRHVWADPSVLEFYQRFRRRLQQMEIVPLGRPLTDKTNKKLKLRDILEKQLRRK